In the genome of Flavivirga spongiicola, one region contains:
- a CDS encoding pyridoxal phosphate-dependent aminotransferase: MESRYKTQKEKYEYISKQHGGYYRHNFTDHAYLYNLYFPPKAVFTHLKDNIHNLVLNYPMAQDALAELIGEIIDQPTERIVVGNGGAEIIKILSGSLAKKIIIPVPSFNEYANAVPNGQAVEFPLEFPSFQLDVDKFADEAIKVGADMAVVVTPNNPTSILVPKGDLIRLAEKLKHHNCMLIIDESFLDFADNKEQISLEQDIEKYPNIAILKSMSKAYGICGLRIGYLLTANIDFAQSVRNGVHIWNINGFAEEFLRILPKYKQEFEDSCKIVKSDRDLFYKKLCAISGMQVFKPDANYIYCRLPDTALSGPEVTKRLFIEHNIYIKDSAGKTQPEANRYIRIASRTNEENAKLIEALKDVMYVKDK; encoded by the coding sequence ATGGAAAGCAGATACAAAACACAAAAAGAAAAATACGAATATATATCTAAACAACATGGAGGTTATTATCGGCACAATTTTACTGACCATGCATACTTGTATAACCTATATTTTCCACCAAAAGCCGTATTTACACATCTAAAAGATAATATTCACAACCTCGTTCTGAATTATCCAATGGCACAAGATGCACTTGCCGAACTTATTGGTGAAATTATAGATCAACCTACCGAAAGAATTGTTGTAGGAAATGGGGGTGCAGAAATTATAAAAATACTGTCAGGAAGTTTAGCAAAAAAAATAATTATTCCCGTACCATCTTTTAATGAGTATGCTAATGCGGTACCGAATGGACAAGCTGTGGAGTTTCCACTTGAATTCCCTTCTTTCCAACTCGATGTAGACAAATTTGCAGACGAAGCTATAAAAGTTGGTGCAGATATGGCAGTGGTGGTTACACCTAATAATCCGACATCGATATTAGTTCCAAAGGGTGATTTAATTCGACTGGCTGAAAAGCTTAAGCATCACAATTGCATGCTTATTATCGATGAATCATTTCTTGATTTTGCAGACAACAAAGAGCAAATAAGTCTGGAGCAGGATATTGAGAAATATCCAAATATCGCTATTCTTAAAAGTATGAGTAAGGCCTATGGAATATGTGGGCTTAGAATTGGATATCTGTTAACGGCTAATATAGATTTTGCTCAGTCTGTTCGTAATGGAGTTCATATTTGGAATATTAACGGGTTTGCTGAAGAATTTCTTCGGATACTTCCTAAATACAAACAAGAATTTGAAGATAGTTGTAAAATAGTTAAATCTGATAGAGACCTTTTTTACAAAAAACTATGTGCTATTTCTGGAATGCAAGTTTTTAAACCCGATGCAAACTATATCTATTGCCGTTTACCCGATACAGCTTTAAGTGGCCCTGAAGTAACAAAACGACTTTTCATTGAGCACAATATTTATATAAAAGACAGTGCTGGAAAAACCCAACCCGAGGCCAACAGATATATTCGGATTGCTAGTCGCACTAATGAGGAAAACGCTAAACTTATTGAAGCGTTGAAAGATGTCATGTATGTAAAGGACAAATAA
- a CDS encoding phosphocholine cytidylyltransferase family protein: MNSDSDNDCGQNRITTALLLAAGTGSRLFPLTQNAPKCLTLVNDKSILERLINNLKTQGFKRLVIVTGHEQECIMNFLGEKSGDICIEYVHSPLYKTTNNIYSLWMARNIINEPFVLFESDLVLNSTLLDNMVYPDRMAVALMQPWLNGTTVSIDHTNNVTQFQKGTTESYSDIRYKTVNIYSFSLSSWLAIVKNLNKYISAGSVNCYYETVFSEMVDNKSLRFESVSFDNKPWYEIDNMKDLAKAELLFPSEVRKFAKFENAFA, translated from the coding sequence ATGAATAGTGATTCAGACAATGATTGTGGTCAAAATCGCATAACCACAGCATTACTTCTTGCGGCTGGTACTGGAAGCCGCCTTTTTCCTTTAACACAAAACGCTCCCAAATGCCTTACTCTTGTAAACGATAAATCGATTCTTGAAAGACTTATCAATAATTTAAAAACCCAAGGATTTAAACGACTTGTTATTGTAACAGGTCATGAACAAGAATGTATCATGAATTTTCTTGGTGAAAAATCAGGAGACATTTGTATTGAATACGTTCACAGTCCATTATATAAAACAACAAACAACATTTATTCGCTTTGGATGGCTCGTAATATAATAAATGAGCCTTTTGTGCTTTTTGAAAGTGATTTGGTATTGAACTCTACTTTACTTGATAATATGGTTTATCCCGATAGGATGGCTGTAGCTCTTATGCAACCTTGGCTAAATGGAACAACAGTTTCTATTGATCATACCAATAATGTTACTCAATTTCAAAAAGGAACTACAGAATCTTATTCCGATATCCGATATAAAACTGTTAATATATACAGCTTTTCACTTTCATCTTGGCTGGCAATTGTCAAAAACTTGAATAAATATATTAGTGCGGGCAGTGTTAACTGTTATTATGAAACCGTTTTTTCTGAAATGGTGGATAATAAAAGTCTGAGATTTGAATCGGTTTCGTTTGACAATAAACCATGGTATGAAATTGATAACATGAAAGATTTAGCTAAAGCTGAATTACTTTTCCCCAGTGAAGTTAGAAAGTTTGCAAAATTTGAAAATGCATTTGCATAA
- the fahA gene encoding fumarylacetoacetase, with protein sequence MPLSANNPDRKSWLHVDKNSDFPIQNIPFGVFLTRDDIITIGTRIGDTAIDLGALHQLGYFKDIPLTEDIFLQDTLNDFIADGRKTWRLVRNRIADIFDSENTSLKNNKKHKEIVLFRLDEIEMQLPVHIGDYTDFYSSKEHATNVGTMFRDPDNALLPNWLHIPVGYHGRSSSIIPSGIPVHRPQGQTLPGDAKEPVFGPSKLVDFELEMAFITTDANDLGESIPIEEAEEYIFGLVLFNDWSARDIQKWEYVPLGPFLAKNFASSISPWIVTLDALEPYRVEGPKPIKPQLEYLKYKGKKSFDINLEVAIQPKGAKETVVSKSNFKYMYWNMAQQLTHHTVNGCPVNSGDMMGSGTISGPTPDSYGSMLELSWKGEKPLKMKDGSERKFINDHDTVIMRGFCEKEGTRIGFGEVSTKLLPVFNPKKNK encoded by the coding sequence ATGCCGTTATCAGCTAACAATCCAGATAGAAAGTCGTGGTTACACGTAGATAAGAATTCAGATTTTCCTATTCAGAATATTCCTTTCGGCGTTTTCTTAACTCGAGATGATATCATAACCATAGGAACACGTATTGGTGATACAGCCATAGATCTTGGGGCTTTACATCAATTAGGTTATTTTAAGGATATTCCATTAACAGAGGATATTTTTCTTCAAGATACTTTAAATGATTTTATTGCAGATGGTAGAAAAACATGGCGTTTGGTTCGTAATAGAATTGCAGATATTTTTGATTCTGAAAACACATCACTTAAAAACAACAAAAAACATAAAGAAATTGTATTATTTCGTTTAGATGAAATTGAAATGCAATTACCTGTGCATATTGGAGATTATACAGATTTTTACTCAAGTAAAGAACACGCTACTAATGTAGGAACCATGTTTAGAGATCCTGATAATGCCTTATTACCAAATTGGTTACACATTCCAGTTGGGTACCATGGCCGTAGTTCTTCTATTATTCCTTCTGGCATTCCAGTTCACAGACCACAAGGACAAACATTGCCTGGTGATGCTAAAGAGCCTGTTTTCGGACCCAGTAAATTAGTTGATTTTGAATTAGAAATGGCGTTTATAACTACGGATGCCAACGATTTAGGAGAATCTATTCCAATAGAAGAAGCCGAAGAATACATTTTTGGACTCGTCTTATTTAACGATTGGAGTGCTCGAGATATTCAAAAATGGGAATATGTACCTTTAGGTCCATTTTTAGCTAAAAACTTCGCATCTTCAATCTCACCATGGATTGTAACACTTGATGCTTTAGAGCCTTACAGAGTTGAAGGTCCTAAACCTATAAAACCACAGCTTGAATACCTTAAATACAAGGGAAAAAAGAGCTTCGATATTAATTTAGAAGTTGCTATACAACCAAAAGGTGCCAAAGAAACAGTGGTTAGTAAGTCTAATTTTAAATATATGTATTGGAATATGGCACAACAATTAACACATCATACTGTTAATGGTTGTCCTGTAAACTCTGGTGATATGATGGGAAGTGGTACTATTTCTGGACCTACACCAGATTCTTATGGATCTATGCTGGAACTTTCGTGGAAAGGTGAAAAGCCACTAAAAATGAAGGATGGTTCAGAACGTAAGTTTATCAACGACCACGATACTGTTATTATGAGAGGTTTTTGTGAAAAAGAAGGGACACGGATTGGTTTTGGTGAAGTTTCTACAAAACTGCTTCCGGTTTTTAATCCTAAAAAAAACAAATAA
- the glyA gene encoding serine hydroxymethyltransferase, whose protein sequence is MQRDEQIFELIQAEKERQLHGIELIASENFVSDQVMEAAGSVLTNKYAEGYPGKRYYGGCEVVDEVEQIAIDRAKALFGAAYVNVQPHSGSQANTAVYHACLKPGDKILGFDLSHGGHLTHGSPVNFSGKLYNPVFYGVEQETGLLNYDKIQEIATEEQPKLIIAGASAFSRDIDFKRFRVIADSVGAILMADISHPAGLIAKGILNDPLPHCHIVTTTTHKTLRGPRGGIIMMGQDFDNPFGITLKNGNLRKMSSLLDSAVFPGNQGGPLEHIIAAKAIAFGEALTDDFLNYQLQVKQNAAVMAEALVSKGYNIISGGTDNHCMLIDLRNKNLSGKDAENALVKADITVNKNMVPFDDKSPFVTSGIRLGVSAVTTRGLKEDDMLAIVELIDEVIVNYEDESVLEAIKDKVNTMMKDNPLFVA, encoded by the coding sequence ATGCAACGCGACGAACAAATTTTTGAACTTATACAAGCTGAAAAAGAACGCCAACTACATGGTATTGAACTTATTGCATCAGAGAATTTTGTAAGTGACCAGGTTATGGAAGCTGCTGGCTCTGTGTTAACTAATAAATATGCTGAAGGCTATCCTGGAAAAAGGTATTATGGAGGTTGTGAAGTCGTTGATGAAGTTGAGCAAATTGCTATTGATAGAGCGAAAGCATTGTTTGGTGCTGCATACGTAAATGTGCAACCACATTCAGGAAGTCAAGCTAATACTGCTGTGTATCATGCATGTTTAAAGCCGGGTGATAAAATTTTAGGGTTCGATTTATCTCATGGAGGTCATTTAACACATGGATCTCCAGTAAATTTTTCAGGTAAACTTTACAATCCTGTATTTTATGGGGTAGAGCAGGAGACTGGTCTTTTAAATTATGATAAAATACAAGAAATAGCGACTGAAGAGCAACCAAAATTGATTATTGCTGGTGCTTCTGCATTTTCTCGTGATATCGATTTTAAACGTTTTAGAGTGATTGCTGATAGTGTTGGTGCTATTTTAATGGCAGATATTTCACATCCTGCCGGATTAATAGCTAAAGGGATTTTAAACGATCCGTTACCACATTGTCATATTGTAACCACGACAACGCACAAGACACTAAGAGGCCCAAGAGGTGGTATCATCATGATGGGGCAGGATTTTGATAACCCGTTTGGAATTACTTTAAAAAATGGAAATCTTCGTAAAATGTCATCGTTATTAGACTCCGCTGTTTTTCCTGGAAATCAAGGGGGGCCTTTAGAGCATATTATTGCGGCTAAAGCGATTGCCTTTGGAGAAGCGTTAACAGATGATTTTTTAAACTACCAATTACAAGTAAAACAGAATGCTGCAGTTATGGCTGAGGCTTTAGTTTCTAAGGGTTATAATATTATCTCTGGCGGGACTGATAATCACTGTATGTTGATTGATTTACGTAACAAAAATCTTTCTGGTAAAGATGCTGAAAATGCTTTAGTTAAAGCAGATATTACAGTAAACAAAAACATGGTGCCTTTTGATGATAAATCACCGTTTGTAACATCTGGAATTCGTTTAGGGGTTTCTGCGGTTACAACTCGTGGTTTAAAAGAAGATGATATGCTAGCTATCGTGGAATTAATTGATGAAGTTATTGTTAATTATGAAGATGAATCAGTTTTAGAAGCTATTAAAGATAAAGTGAATACCATGATGAAGGACAACCCTTTGTTTGTGGCATAG
- a CDS encoding bile acid:sodium symporter family protein, which produces MNAAELISKVFLPLSLAIIMLGMGMTLILADFTRIIKYPKAILIGLTNQLIFLPIIGFSLAIAFNLNPVMAVGLMILATCPGGPTSNLITQVCKGNIALSVTLTAIASIISILTIPFILSYALEYFGSNTDVTIKLPIIDTIIQIMGITVIPISIGMLIRKYKTNFAKRMEKPMRTASTVIFILVFIAVLAANADKLVDGMKAAGLVTLVLNIATMGLGYLTAKLFKLNLKNAISITIESGIQNGTLAFVIATSILNNVEMGIPTGAYSIWMFITGGILMWQLGKRPDVDSK; this is translated from the coding sequence ATGAATGCAGCCGAACTTATAAGTAAAGTATTCTTACCATTATCTCTTGCTATCATAATGCTAGGTATGGGAATGACTTTAATTCTTGCCGATTTTACTAGAATTATAAAATATCCTAAAGCAATTTTAATTGGTCTTACCAATCAACTTATCTTTTTACCTATTATTGGATTTTCACTAGCTATAGCTTTTAATCTAAATCCTGTAATGGCAGTTGGATTAATGATTTTAGCTACTTGCCCTGGTGGCCCAACTAGTAATTTAATAACACAGGTTTGTAAAGGGAATATTGCATTATCGGTCACACTAACTGCTATTGCTAGCATTATAAGTATCTTGACAATACCCTTTATTCTGTCTTATGCATTAGAATATTTTGGTAGTAACACAGATGTTACAATTAAATTACCCATAATAGATACTATTATACAAATAATGGGAATCACAGTTATTCCTATTTCGATAGGAATGCTTATTCGTAAATACAAAACCAATTTTGCAAAACGGATGGAAAAACCAATGCGCACTGCCTCAACAGTGATTTTCATACTAGTATTTATTGCAGTATTAGCTGCCAATGCTGATAAGCTAGTTGATGGAATGAAAGCAGCTGGATTAGTTACATTGGTACTTAATATAGCAACTATGGGCTTAGGGTACTTGACTGCCAAATTGTTTAAATTGAATTTAAAAAACGCTATCTCAATTACAATCGAAAGTGGTATACAAAACGGTACGTTAGCATTTGTAATTGCTACTTCAATATTAAATAATGTAGAAATGGGTATTCCAACTGGAGCATATTCTATTTGGATGTTTATAACTGGAGGAATTTTAATGTGGCAATTAGGAAAAAGACCTGATGTAGATTCTAAATAA
- a CDS encoding glycohydrolase toxin TNT-related protein (This protein contains a domain related to Tuberculosis Necrotizing Toxin, which is the C-terminal effector domain of outer membrane channel protein CpnT, and which has a lethal NAD+-glycohydrolase activity.) — translation MGIFDKLFGKKESKTEEKVESETIQLNKGDTFIAVNENSGFKRIRSLTDQQKDSIEKSTIFLRASQLYMHYWTDNLICEDPNDQAWQNKVMFFWKAEEPFPKKSLPPEFETFKTRHFLFEGDTSKVSLQVGQAAPWFGMPGLGEKHVCELNSQKVTIPELNKLGIVEYFEQIELTNNNLNVLTNKEEYFFLIDERITSFQNGSFQLKGKSIPISVAYEIGGIHLIKKSKLDK, via the coding sequence ATGGGAATATTTGATAAACTATTTGGTAAAAAAGAATCGAAAACTGAAGAAAAAGTTGAAAGTGAAACAATTCAATTGAATAAAGGAGATACTTTTATTGCTGTGAACGAAAACTCTGGGTTTAAAAGAATTAGATCTTTAACTGATCAACAAAAAGATAGTATTGAAAAATCAACCATATTTTTACGTGCGAGTCAACTTTATATGCATTATTGGACTGACAATTTGATTTGCGAAGACCCTAATGACCAAGCTTGGCAAAACAAAGTCATGTTTTTTTGGAAAGCCGAAGAACCATTCCCTAAAAAATCTTTACCACCAGAATTTGAGACTTTTAAGACTAGACACTTCCTTTTCGAAGGAGACACTTCAAAAGTTTCATTACAAGTTGGTCAAGCAGCTCCTTGGTTTGGAATGCCTGGACTTGGAGAAAAACATGTGTGTGAACTAAATTCTCAAAAAGTGACAATTCCTGAATTAAACAAACTTGGAATAGTTGAATATTTTGAACAAATAGAACTTACGAACAACAATTTAAATGTATTGACAAATAAAGAAGAATATTTTTTCTTAATTGACGAAAGAATTACATCTTTTCAAAACGGAAGTTTTCAACTAAAAGGAAAGTCGATTCCCATTAGTGTTGCTTATGAAATTGGCGGAATTCATTTAATAAAAAAATCAAAATTAGATAAATAA